The Agelaius phoeniceus isolate bAgePho1 chromosome 19, bAgePho1.hap1, whole genome shotgun sequence genome includes the window GCGCGCAGCACCAGGAcgccatcctcctcctcctgggcgGCGGCGCGGtcgggcagcagcagcagggccaagCAGAGCAGCGGGAGCAGAGCGCGCACTGCCGCCATTGCTGATGGCGGCCTCAGGGTCGGGCTGGCGCGGCCGCGTCGCCGCCTCCCTCTTATAAACCCGCCCCTTCGGCCGCCGCCGCGCGCTATTGGCTGCGCCGCCCGCCTGCCATTGGCCGGCGCCGCTGCCCCGGCCATTGCGCGCCGCCCATTGGCTGGTGCTCCGGGCACGCCCCTCGCCCGCCGCCTCGGGTTGGCCGCCGGCCGCGCTCCCCGCCCGCAGGCCTCCATTGGCTTCTTTCCCCGCGATGCCGCTCGCCATTGGTCGGCGCCACCGTCTCGCGTGGCCCCTGCCCTCGAACGTGGCACTCAGGAAGCGACGCCGGGCGTCACTGCGCGTGCGCGCGGCCACGGGCGCGTGGTGGATCCTGACTGGGCCGCGCGCCCCACGTGACCAGCCCGGCGCGCGAGGCCCGGCCCGGTTCGGTTCGGTTCTGTCCCGCTCCACTCGTACCTCCCCTAGACACGGCCTTCCCCTCGGGGGCACGGCAGCAGCGCTGCCCGTCCCgaccctgtctgtctgtccccggCGCTAGGCTCCGACCGGGCCGGGTACCGGCCCTGTTTCACTTTGCTTCAAGCTCGCCGGTCACGGAGACGGGCCGGGCACGGAGGAGCCCGGTGACCATGGAAGGGCAAACCCCGCCGCTCGGGTCTGCCTGCGCGGCCCCGGCACTGCCGAGagtccaggctgctgctgctgctgcgcgCCGGGCGGGGAAGGGCCCCAGGCGCTGCCCGTGCCGggctcccggcgccgccgctcccgcgcACGCAGGGCCCGGAGCAGGGCCGGGCTGCGGGATCCCGGCCGCGCCCCGGGGGTCGCCAGTTCCCGTACGGAACCCGagtgctgccaggagctgcgGCCCGTTCATTGCTGCGGCCGGTGCTGAGCCACACGCTCTTGTCAGCCCCGGGGAGAGTCCAGCGAGGTTTGGGAAGGCAAAGCTGAGCACACGGCGAGGGCACCGCGGCCCTCGGCGCCTGTCGGGTTCCAGGGCTGGAAGCCCCTGCCTGGAGAGCCCCGGCCTCTCGCTCTGCCAGAGGCCCCGGCAGCGATGCCTCTGCTCAAGGGCCCGCCTTGCCCCGGGGTAGCTCTGCATGTGCACTGTGGGGtcagagggagctgctgcagcgcTGGAAACGGGGAACGGCCCGGGCTGCTCCTGCACGAGGTCCTTAAGGTGCATCACCTGGAAGGGGCCAAGGGTTTACTTTGGGAACCCCAATTCATGTGAATGGTCTGTCCCACGCAGCCTGTGACTGGAGCCACCCATTCCCAACTCATGGCATGCACCAGGCACAGGAGTCCAGCTGTCACTCTGCTGGGGGAGGAATGTGCCAAGAACAGAGGCAGAGAATCCCCAGAGCtcgagcacagcacagctgtcctgcccctgcaggcctcctgccctggtgaaACGATCTAACAGAAGCCTTGACACCCTGGGTGTGGAAACTCTTGCCAAAGCTCTGGGGTTGCATCAGCTGGGTGCTCATCCCCTGGCCGCAGAGTGGCTGTTGGGGCCAGCACAGGGGGCCTTTGTTCAGCTATCAGGCACATCTGGGCTCTGCCTAACTGACACTCTGAGGGTAAGTCCTGCTCCAGTCCCCACATTGCCCTCCACGGCCCCACACTGcagagggctgggggctgtTCTCCATAGCCAGCAGAACGAGTGATGTGCCTGCTAGAGAGAGCACTGGCCACATGCCAGCTCCTACCCAGCCCAGACTGTTGCCTTCAGTCCTTGTCCTTTCCAAGTTCCATCATCTCCTTTAGCAGTTTTCCAAGGCCCAAGGAAGGGCCTGTGCTGTGCACTCCAAATACAAGAGGGAGCCTATGGAATTCTCAGTTACCTTCACGAGCCTGACCACGAGCAGAGCTGAGTCCCCTCCTCCAGGTTCTCTCACACCATGGATTCTGTAAAGAGCTTTTAATGTCTACACTTTCCTTTATCCTTAACACAAACATGCCACATGATCTGTAAACATCCGCCGGCTCTTATCGTGCTGCCTCTCCTGGACTGTTTTCTGATTGCCTCCCTCATTCCTGTGACTGCACAGGAATTTCCCtttgtgtgtgcagctggagcagttGTGCTGGGGGTTCAGAGGCCCCCCCTTGGAAATCCCTGTTTTCACAGCCTCACACACCCCCAGCCCTCACACTGTGGGCATTGCAGAACAGGGCAAACAGCAAGGGACAGATCCGGCACACGTGCTGCCATGAGGCCTCTCCTGTCCCAGATCCCCTTTCACATTCTAGCAAACCCAGAGATCCTGGTCTTCTCCCACCCTAGGTGTCTGCAGAAATCCCATCCAGCCACTTCATGCTGAAGATCCAGCATGGACAGTACACGGTCAGTTCAAAGATTTTATTTAACTGTCATAAAAGGAGAAGCAGACGATGATTCCAAACCTGTTAACCTGGGTCTAGGACTTACAGACAATACGCACCAAatcaaattaacaaaaaaaaaatctctctagGGGCAGGGCGAGGGCAGTTAGAGGCAAAGACGTAGCTACGAGAAGCCACATGTACTTGGTCCCAGTTGTAACCTCGGTGTGGTAGATCCAGATCGgagggctgcagaggtggcacacgcctgcccagccccgggccttgcagggccctggggctgctttgccccaagagctgcagctgtgcagcccagggtggAGGCAGGCACGGGGGCCCAGTGTCAAGGCAGTAACTACAGGCCAGGCACAGATTTTAAAGGCAGAACAGATACATAAGGCATTAACCACTTCAGAACACTTGTCCATCGCAAGCTCTTTGTTGATGGcatcaggagcagctgcagagacagACTCGTCCATCCTCAGCCcaaagcagccaggagggcaggtGCTGTCCTGGAATCTCAGTGctttgcagctcctgggctgcagtGAGAAGTGCGAGGTGATGGCAGCCCTGGTGACCCCTGCACACCCTGCCCTTCAGcccccctgtgccacagggcacCCAGAGAGCTCCGGGGGGCtctgcaggccaggctggggccagccaggccagggctcggggggcaGGTGTCACCCAGGATGTCACACCCTCTCCCCTCTGGAGATGTCCTGTCTCGGGAGAGGAACGGACCAGCAGTGAAGTGGGAAGTTGTGAATCTTTCCTAATAACACATGAGGGGCGTGACGAAGCTGAGCCCATGCCAACAGATGGGAAGGGCAGGTGGCGTTTAAAAAGTGTAACAGAGGCAGGACCCCCTCCCTAGAGGATACATGTTACACATTTAAGGCATCATGGTTACAGGGAACATCCACAAATGAAGCTGCCCAGGACACTGACAGGGCGGAAAGGGCAGGCAGACAACACTCGAGCCAATAAACTGATTTGACAGCTGCCTGGCACCAAAATTCTTCAGCTACTTGGAGGCAGTAGCTACCCTGAGCTGTGCGCAGGAAAGCCAAGCACAGGATCCTAACAGGGGTTCCTCCCCTTTGGCACCTCCTGGATAAAGGAAGGTGGGAAGCAAGAAAGGGCCTGGCAAGGAGGGGGCACTCCCCTcagtgctggggcagcacagccccaggacgGGCAGCTGGAGACCAGATGCAGACAGCATGGTTTGGTCAATGCACTCAGCAATTctctggggagggggcacatAAAAAACTGAGCTCTCTGGTCAAATGATAAAGGGGGTGACAGGTAAGAGGGTTCCAATGTCAGCACTTTGGTACAGGGGGGGAATTCTACGGTAGCCACTGTCTGATTCACGCTCTCTGGGGTTTGGCCTCGGGAAGGGCTAGTCCTTCCAATCCTTCTTGATGGTCAGGTTCCACTCCCAGGACAGGTGGTCAGTCTTATCATCATCTGTGAACTTGGATTTGATGTTGTAGCTGCCCCGGGCTAGCATGCCCTTGGGGGCCTCTTCCATGGGGGTCAGAAACTCGTACTCCTCTGCTCGGGGGCCATAGCTCCCAACCATGTACTCGGTCTTGTCAactaaaaagacaaaaagagtGTATGGAGGCATCAGGGAGGCACCAAGAGGTTCAGGAACCGCCCCTGCATCTGGAGCAAGgctgaaggaaatgaaaggTCTGTTACTGTTACACCAatccacagagcagctgtaacAATAGGAATCTCACCCAGTTCGGAGCTTCCTTCCCCCCAGGAATGGGCCCCTCCTGCGGGGAGGGACCTGTAAGCACCTGCGGCGCTGTCAGCTGGGACCTGCTCCCTGCCGAACTCGGGGGAAATGTGCTCGGGGGATTGTGATCCCACGCTGTGCAGGACCATgggctgccccagcactgcagggctccaCGGGCTCCGTGGCACTGAGGACTGGCCCctcctgtgaggagctgctgggcagcccctgtcactgtcacagcagCAAGATGAGCAGGAAGCCCTCACTCACTCAGAGCAGCACCAAGCCAAGAGAAGCACTTACTTTTCACTCCTTTCCGGAACGTGTGCTGGATGTACTTCAATCCTGACACAATCTCCCTGTTTACCtggagagagaggagcagggacTGAGCAGGATGTCTCCATTCATGCTGCCCACCCCACGTGCAGGAAGAGCCCatttctccagcacagccccacttGCAGGGCACGGGCACTCCCCAGGCTGGGACTGCAGCAGTCTGGTGTTCCATTCCCTCAATTTCCAGATCAGAATCCTTACCCTAAAGGAGATTTTTATCCGGTATTCCACACCCTCCTTCAGCACAAACGATTGCTTCTTGTAGCTTTCCAGATCACCTACAGAGACAGGAgagggctgctcagagctcctttgtgctgtgctctggggtgaATCTCCATGGCAcgagcagctggggcaggagctgcaggagctgcagggccccctctgctgccagagccaggcAAGCAATGCCCTGCAAcaggacactgcaagcacaaCCCTGCAGTTAATTCCAAGCTGTTTCTTTGCAGATGTTTGCTCCAAGGCTGTCACCATTTCGAGGCTGCCATGAATGTCACCGTGCAGGCTGGAAGAATCTGCCTGCCCCACCTGGCCCCTCACACCACTACCCAAGACCCAGGAGTcacggagctgctgctgggctccaggTACAGAACCTGCTGGGGCCCAAcactgtgctctgctgccagcccttcTGACACAGGAAGGCTCCCCCACCTTGCCAGCAGTGCTCCTGGCattccctcccagctcacctgTCAGGTCCAGCTCCAGGGGGCCTGGAGCAGTAGCACAGACCAAGGTCAGTTTGGTCACCACCACATTTGGAGCGTTGGGATCTAGAGGCAAGAGAAAAAGCTGTTAAACACTCATCCCCCACACTGGCCAACacagctccttttccttccaGAGAACTTCTTGAAAGAGcacaaaaaacagcaaaaagaagCTCCAACTCTGTAAAGGCTCCCACTGCACCCGGCCCAGCCCACAGTCCCTGCAAAGGCAGAGTGCCAgcctgccctccagtccctgagCCCTTCACTGCGGGCCAGCCACGGGCATGGGGCAGCACAGGCTCAGCTttgtgtctgggctgtgctcctgcccaaaCCCTGAGCTGGGAGAACAGCTCccccgtgggagcagaggcCAGGCCAGCAGGGCCCGAGCCGTGCAGAGCTCACCTGCGCTGACAGTGACGGCGCCCAGCAGGGCCTCCTTGTACTTGCGCAGGCTCTCGTCGTCCTTGTCCAGCTCCTGGATCTCCTGGATGCTCTTCTGGGCAGGAGGCTTGTAGTTGACAGAGTGCTCATCCTCCTCGTTCTCCGCTGCAATCTGGGCCAGCTGCTCTGCCgttggctcctgctctgccatcctGGCACACGTGCTCCACActgaagcagagagcagagctgtgactgtcctgagcagccaccCCCGTGGCAGGGCTCCCCAGACTGCTCTGCTGTCACTCTGCAGGCTCCCACTCTCACTGGGGCCCTTCttgctggccctgcccagggcccccagcccctgcagaaTCCCTCAGGTCTCATCTTCAGCCCACAGAGGCCCAGACGAGAGTGAGAAAAAATTCAACCTCAGTGCTTTGCTTGTAATGTAATACCCCAAAGCCATAGGGGAGACATTCTCCACAAGATCAATCAGGTGAGGCTTTCAATTGGAATAAACCAGAGCCCAGAATAAACCCAGTTCTGCTCTCCACAGCAGGATTCCAGCTAAGAATAGGCCTCTGTTCCTCTGGCACGAATGCCAGGAGCCTCTGCTGGGATCTGGTGCCCACGTTTTGTAACTGTCACATCCATGCTCTGTGCCAGGTGCCTTGGCAGAGAGGGATGAGACACCTGGCTCAGCCCTTTGCAAGGATCTGtggcacacacagccagggaaaCAGGCAATGAAATAAACAAGATGTGGAACCTGCCCAGGACTCTGCCCAGGAAATGCCCAGCCACGCCAAGGGCAAGGCAAAGGTGATGCCAACACTCCACTAAAATCCTCAGTAAAAGCCAATGACACATTCAGGAATTCTTGGTTCCACAGGGCACGTTGTGTGAAGGGTTATCCTGTGGCAAATATCAACTTGGACTCTCTGAATGCTCAGAACACTCTGGCACAGCTCTAGAAAGGCACTGGGGGATGAAGGGACACCAGGGGCTACACCAGGGCTCTGGCCTTGTGTGGAACAAGCATCTGTGCCAGGAGcctttcctgctgcagctgcacagcaaaCAGCTGGCCCTTCCACATGGCATCCTCCAACATCCTCACACTGAATGATGTGGAAATTTCTCTTCCAAAGGGCATTTAGTCTCATGTCACAGCTGAACAGCTGATGAGATTTCATGCCAGTGTCTCCACATCAAACCCAAGCAGCTGCCAGGCTTGAGGACTCCCAGGAGCACTGAGCAAATGCTCACTTacacacctgcactgctccaTCTCCTCCCTGCACCCTGCCCAATCCCCTCCTCACATCCTTTGGCTCTCCTCTGGGCCAGATTACACCTCCCATGGGCCACAGTTCATTCTAACTCTCACACCTTGCTCTGAGCAtacctgcagcttccaggaaagTGACAGAATTTCAGCTTTACAGAATCAAAGTCCCAAACTTGTGGTGACTCCCAAATTCTGTGGCTGAGCCTTCTGTGAGAGCACACTAATGGCAGAGGATCCACTAGCACCCACACACCTGTCTCCAGCAGTGGCAGGTACATTTCTGTGCATGAGCAGCCACGGGCACCCTCCACCTTCCAATTTCCAGACCAAGCAGCGACACAATCTCTCACAGAGAGCCAGatcagggacagcaggagccatgaggcagcctctgctccagcacctgaAGCTCTTGGAGCCACTGCTCTGTGAACAACAGCACCAGTCCCAGCACACTCCCATGGCTGGGAGAGAGCTGCACTGATTGGGAACAGCCTTGGCGCTCACAGCCCTgactgccagcagctgggcaccTCCAAGAGCCAGAATCCTCTCCTGGGCAGTTTGGAAATGCCCTGGTTtggtgtcagcacagagctgccactCCTCCACAGCTGAGCCCCCGGGTAACACAATGGTGACAGATTTCTTCCATGCATCACAAGCCCCATCTCCACCAGAGCCACCAGGAGCCCCTGCCACAAACTGGTATTAGCAACAACCACGACACAGAGGGCACAGAAGGAagcccaaaccaaccaaaccccaaatccccagctCTTTGGTCACGTTCCTGTGTTCCGGCCTTACTTCTGTGACCCAGAGCTAAAGAATCATGCATATCCAGCACACAAATTAATCACAACCCACCCCAACCTTCTCAGGACTTCTAAGGTGACAGGAGCCCACCAGGACTGAAAAGACCACTGGGGACAGAACCAGCATGACTCCAGTCAGCactgcaggccaggctgggcttggcTCTGGGGAACAGCCCTCACCCTTCCTATCAGCTCACCCacaggtgctggggctgcccctgctccgtggaacagcacagcccccaggaactgccagggctgcaggaagggaccccagcctgtgctgcaagCTGGGTACAGAAGGGCTCCTGCACCTTCAGAAGCAgacccagctcccagcaggtaCTGGGGATCTCAGCAGCTGTAgaaggcagcaggaggctgAATCCCTACCGGGGAATTtgcactctgccttccctgctccctcagcccGGCAGACTCTTCCGGATTCCCAGCATGTTTTGTGCaggacagagcagctgcagcagccagggcgagagccccacctcctgccaggcagcagcaccagcggGAGcgtccctgcatccctgctgtGTGTCCAGGCACGGTGGGAACACTGACTCtggaatcccatcccagggcagcGCGGAGCCAGCATTAGTCAGAGTGTGTCAGATGAGCTCATCAGCTTCCTCCAACACCCGTCAGGCCTCGGACTCAGCACGGCCAGTTCCAGCAGTCCccacccttcctccttcccGCGCAGCCCTGGAGAACTCACTGGAATGTGAGCCAGCAGCGagtgctgctctgccaggacGGGGAGCCAGGACAGCCCCAACAGCCCGGCCGCTCAGATGGTCCCAGGGCAGCacggaggggacagagcccagctggcacCTCCCGAGGCTGTCAGGGCACACCCAGGCACCGCTGCTGCACCGGCACTTTGTAAGAGCACGCAGGGAATTCCCATCCCACCCGATGCCAGGGGTCTCACAGCTCCCGGCAGGAGGGACTCAGGAACAGGAGGACACTCTGCTGCCCAGCGGGGACTCGGCAGCCTGAGCATGGAGGAGGGTTttatgttttgttctttttgctCTGACATATCCCTGACCTGTCATTCACCTGCAGGGGTGAACGGTGCAGAGCCAGGTTGAGGGCTCACAAAGCTCCAGAAGCACgaaggctgctggcagtgctgcaccAGGGATGGAACCAGCACCGTGGGCACCTGGAGCCGGGGCTGGTCCCTGAGTGTCAGCAGCTGAACCCACAGCAGTGAAACTGTCCCCACTCTGCAGTCACAGAATGAGATCTTCCACACTGCAAAAACGCTTGGACAGCTGGAGCAAGAGAGCGGACCCGAAACCCTCGAGTGAACAAGGGCGGCCGGGGATTTCTCACCACAAACAAACGGCGGTCACGGCTCTCAGCCAGCTCCCGGGAAAACGCCGCTGCTCCCGGTGGGGTCACGCTGATGGGGCAGCGCAGGAACCGCGGCTCCCGTGCGAACCCCGCCGGGGCTGGAGGCGCATCCGGCCCGCGGCGGTCGCGGTGGAAGGGCCTGCCTTGAACGGAGCAGCCCAACCCCGGTACCGGCTCCCAGTTCCTCATTCCGTGCCCAGCGGCCATTTATGGACAGCCCGTACGTGCCGGAGGCACGGCCGACCCCCGGACGCGTCGGGCCGGGCGATCCCGTGCACCGCCCCTCGGAGCGAACCCGGGCACGGCCCGCCGGGCACCGGGTACCGGGCACGGCCCCCCGGGCACCGGGCACGGCCCCCCGGGCAccgccccagcccctccgggGAGCCCGGGCCGCCCGGGCCGCCGCGCCCCGGCCTCGCCGCACGCGCTCCGCTCCGGGACGGCCCCACCGGGGGCGGCGGTTCCCCCGGCCTTCGGAAGGTCGCGCAAGGGCACCCGgggccccgcgcccgcccctcGGCCGCGCCCGGCCCTTCCCgcggcccggccctggccgccGTGCCGCacccccgcccgccgctcccgccgtaCCGGGCTCGCTCGCTCCGCGCTCCGCTGCCAACGCCGCGGATCCGCCCAGGCCCCGCGCGCCCCCGCACTTCCGGGACACGCCCGGCACTTCCCGTTACTCGctgccgcgccgccgccgcgcttCCGGCCGCGAGCCGCGCGCTGATTGGCCCGGGGGACGcgcgcgcgggcggggcggggcggagggacccgggcggggcggggcgggaccgGCAGGGCGGGGCACACGAGAATCGGAACCCGGAGAGCGGCCCGGGAGCAAGAACGGGACCAGCGGGGTAGGACGAGACCGGGagcgggaccgggaccgggagcATGACGGTACGTGAGGGAGCGGGACGGGCGCAGGGCCCAGCGCGGcaaggcagcagccacagctctaGACATGGTTCTATTTTATTACGGCAAAGGTGAAAAAGCCACCTTGGCCCAACAGGCAACCAGAAAAATTTATCCCAAAAATAACTCGGTACAAAACAGGTCTgctgagaattaaaaaaaacctttacAGGAGTTAAAACCTATCCCAGAACataaaagtaaaacaaatccCATCCTCGGTAGTAGTAGCCACAGCCGCAGCCCCTGCCGGGAGTGTGGAGCAAGATTGGAGTCCTTCCCTGGCCCACTGCTGCCGCTTTAGCTGGTGTCCATCTGCAAGAGAGGGAGCAATGTCACCACGGCCCTGGCACGGCCCTGGCACCCCCTCACCCCAGCCCACCCcctctgcaggcagcctggctctgctgacCTCCCAAGtgtgggggggacagggacagctgggtCCAAGGCACAGCACGCCGCACCCCACACTGCTCCAAGGCTGTGCCTGGAATCCTGCTC containing:
- the ARHGDIA gene encoding rho GDP-dissociation inhibitor 1, which codes for MAEQEPTAEQLAQIAAENEEDEHSVNYKPPAQKSIQEIQELDKDDESLRKYKEALLGAVTVSADPNAPNVVVTKLTLVCATAPGPLELDLTGDLESYKKQSFVLKEGVEYRIKISFRVNREIVSGLKYIQHTFRKGVKIDKTEYMVGSYGPRAEEYEFLTPMEEAPKGMLARGSYNIKSKFTDDDKTDHLSWEWNLTIKKDWKD